Proteins encoded together in one Janthinobacterium tructae window:
- a CDS encoding ABC transporter permease, with protein sequence MFAYILRRLWQMLPTMLGVVLLVFILFNWVGGDPAYILAGKMSSAESIANIRRQLGVDQPYYVQLWIFIKQIVTFDFGQSWATGESVSHIITSRLGPSMMVLIPLTVLETFFGVALALAIAFVRGSLTDRAVMIACTVGMSISILVYIIVFQYGFAYKLGLFPVQGWGDSFWENLLRYSTLPILIGLAVSIAPTLRLFRTFVLDEANQDYVRTARAKGLKEGRIMWVHVLRNAGIPIITYVMSNLPALLIGAFLLERFFGIPGIGREVILAVERSDFPVIKAITVYVAAATMLFNLLTDLLYQAVDPRVQLK encoded by the coding sequence ATGTTCGCTTATATCCTGCGCCGTCTATGGCAGATGCTGCCCACCATGCTGGGCGTCGTCCTGCTGGTGTTTATCCTGTTCAACTGGGTAGGCGGCGATCCCGCCTACATTTTGGCCGGCAAGATGTCTAGTGCGGAAAGCATCGCCAACATCCGCCGCCAACTCGGTGTCGACCAGCCGTACTACGTGCAACTGTGGATCTTCATCAAGCAGATCGTCACGTTCGACTTTGGCCAGAGCTGGGCCACGGGGGAATCCGTGTCGCACATCATTACGTCGCGCCTGGGGCCGTCGATGATGGTGCTCATTCCGCTGACCGTGCTGGAAACGTTTTTTGGCGTGGCGCTGGCGCTGGCGATCGCCTTCGTGCGCGGCTCGCTGACGGACCGCGCCGTCATGATCGCCTGCACGGTGGGCATGTCGATTTCCATCCTCGTCTACATCATCGTCTTCCAGTACGGTTTTGCTTATAAACTGGGCCTGTTCCCCGTGCAGGGCTGGGGCGACAGTTTCTGGGAAAACCTGCTGCGCTATTCGACCCTGCCGATTCTGATTGGCCTGGCCGTGTCGATCGCGCCGACCCTGCGCCTGTTCCGCACCTTCGTGCTGGACGAGGCCAACCAGGATTACGTGCGCACGGCGCGCGCCAAGGGCCTCAAGGAAGGCCGCATCATGTGGGTCCATGTGCTGCGCAACGCCGGCATCCCCATCATTACCTATGTGATGTCGAACTTGCCGGCCCTGCTGATCGGCGCTTTCCTGTTGGAACGCTTTTTCGGCATTCCCGGCATCGGGCGTGAAGTGATTTTGGCGGTCGAGCGCAGCGACTTTCCGGTGATCAAGGCGATCACCGTGTACGTTGCCGCCGCCACCATGCTCTTCAACCTGCTCACCGACCTGCTGTACCAGGCGGTCGATCCTCGCGTACAACTGAAGTAG
- a CDS encoding ABC transporter permease gives MSKPHTSPGLWALAWRRLRGDKIAMVSLAVVGAFFLLVLASASGLLASNWEDEVAVSYAPPTFIGADKDASASGDGAIPLADERSAPTPVNVLDPLADDIAELRAQMGSNPSAGVDMYGVTDPLADDLTALRAGMGKAKKLIAHKAATLPFGADKWGHDIVQKTIKGGETSIVVGLVAALLAVVLGTIFGAVSGYFGGIVDDFFNWFYSIFTSIPSILMILTVAAVLQQKGVLTIVLILGLTGWTGPYRLIRAEYIKHKAREYVMAADAIGASHWRKMFSHIFPNVSHVALVQMSILVVGFIKAEVILSFLGFGVPVGTVSWGSMLNEAQNELILGKWWQLTAAATAMAVLVTAFSLFTDALRDALDPKVK, from the coding sequence ATGTCGAAACCTCATACATCGCCCGGCCTGTGGGCCCTGGCGTGGCGCCGTTTGCGCGGCGACAAGATTGCAATGGTATCGCTGGCCGTGGTCGGCGCCTTTTTCCTGCTGGTACTGGCCTCTGCCAGCGGCCTGCTCGCCTCGAACTGGGAAGACGAAGTGGCCGTCAGCTATGCGCCGCCCACCTTCATCGGTGCCGACAAGGATGCGTCCGCGTCCGGTGATGGCGCCATTCCTCTGGCGGACGAGCGCAGCGCGCCGACACCCGTCAACGTGCTCGATCCGCTGGCCGACGATATCGCCGAACTGCGCGCGCAGATGGGCAGCAATCCTTCTGCCGGCGTGGACATGTACGGCGTCACCGACCCGCTGGCCGACGACTTGACGGCCTTGCGCGCCGGCATGGGCAAGGCCAAAAAATTGATCGCGCACAAGGCGGCTACCTTGCCGTTCGGCGCCGACAAGTGGGGCCACGACATCGTGCAGAAAACCATCAAGGGCGGCGAAACGTCGATCGTGGTGGGCCTGGTGGCGGCCTTGCTGGCGGTCGTGCTGGGCACGATTTTTGGCGCCGTGTCCGGCTACTTCGGCGGCATCGTCGATGATTTTTTCAACTGGTTCTACAGCATTTTTACCTCGATTCCGTCGATCCTGATGATCTTGACGGTGGCGGCCGTGCTGCAGCAAAAGGGCGTGCTGACCATCGTGCTGATCCTGGGGTTGACGGGCTGGACGGGGCCGTATCGTTTGATCCGCGCCGAGTACATCAAGCACAAGGCGCGCGAATACGTGATGGCGGCCGACGCCATCGGCGCCTCGCACTGGCGCAAGATGTTTTCCCACATCTTCCCGAACGTCAGTCACGTGGCCTTGGTGCAAATGTCGATTCTGGTGGTGGGCTTCATCAAGGCGGAAGTGATTTTGAGTTTCCTCGGCTTTGGCGTGCCGGTGGGCACCGTCTCGTGGGGCAGCATGCTCAACGAGGCACAAAATGAACTGATCCTGGGCAAATGGTGGCAGCTGACCGCCGCCGCCACGGCGATGGCCGTGCTGGTGACGGCGTTCTCGCTGTTTACCGATGCCTTGCGCGATGCGCTCGACCCCAAAGTGAAATAG